A single genomic interval of Alligator mississippiensis isolate rAllMis1 chromosome 15, rAllMis1, whole genome shotgun sequence harbors:
- the BLOC1S1 gene encoding biogenesis of lysosome-related organelles complex 1 subunit 1, translated as MTARRRRGEEEEAAAVPAMLSRLLKEHQAKQSERRELQERRRREAIAAATCLTEALVDHLNVGVAQAYVNQRKLDHEVKTLQFQAAQFAKQTGQWISMVENFNQALKEIGDVENWARSIEMDMRTIATALEYVYKGQLQPSAS; from the exons ATGACAGCGAGGAggcggaggggggaggaggaggaggcagcagcagtcccagccaTGCTGTCCCGGCTGCTGAAGGAGCACCAGGCCAAGCAGAGCGAGCGCAGGGAGCTGCAAG AGCGGCGCCGGAGGGAGGCCATCGCAGCCGCCACCTGCCTGACTGAGGCCCTGGTTGACCACCTGAACGTGGG gGTGGCCCAGGCCTACGTGAACCAGAGGAAGCTGGACCACGAGGTGAAGACGCTACAGTTCCAGGCTGCCCAGTTCGCCAAGCAGACAGGCCAGTGGATCAGCATGGTGGAGAACTTCAACCAGGCCCTCAAG GAGATCGGCGACGTGGAGAACTGGGCGCGCAGCATTGAGATGGACATGCGGACCATCGCCACTGCCCTGGAGTATGTCTAcaaggggcagctgcagccttcGGCCTCCTGA
- the RDH5 gene encoding retinol dehydrogenase 5 encodes MWAYAVLCMLLWAIAWLLRDRRRLPGLMGRHVLVTGCDSGFGCRLAQRLDRAGFRVLAACLTAQGAEALRAACSPGLRTSLLDLTSSESIASTLAWVQDEVGNQGLFGLVNNAGVANPMGPTEWLQAEDLRHVVTINALGPAELTLGLLPLLKRARGRVVNISSVLGRLAAAGGGYCPSKYAVEAFSDSLRRDMAPFGVRVCIVEPGFFRTAATDLGGIEAALGRRWLQLDPETRRSYGDDFFRQYLQVQRRIMAWLCDPDLTKVTGCLEHALTAQYPRTRYSPGWDAKLLWLPASYLPACLVDAVLAAVLPKPAGSIRGAPDTPQ; translated from the exons ATGTGGGCCTACGCAGTACTGTGCATGCTGCTGTGGGCGATCGCCTGGCTGCTGCGGGACCGGCGCCGCCTGCCCGGCCTGATGGGCCGGCACGTGCTGGTCACGGGCTGCGACTCGGGCTTTGGGTGCCGGCTGGCGCAGCGGCTGGACCGCGCCGGCTTCCGCGTGCTGGCCGCCTGCCTCACAGCGCAGGGGGCTGAGGCCCTgcgtgctgcctgctcccccggcctGCGCACCAGCCTGCTGGACCTCACCAGCTCCGAGAGCATCGCCAGCACGCTGGCCTGGGTGCAAGACGAGGTGGGCAACCAAG GCCTCTTCGGGCTAGTGAACAATGCGGGGGTGGCCAACCCCATGGGCCCCACCGAGTGGCTGCAGGCCGAGGACCTGCGGCATGTGGTGACCATCAATGCACTGGGGCCGGCGGAGCTGacgctggggctgctgcccctgctgaagCGGGCGCGGGGACGCGTGGTCAACATCTCCAGCGTCCTTGGGCGCCTGGCAGCCGCAGGGGGCGGCTACTGCCCCTCCAAGTATGCTGTTGAGGCCTTCTCCGACAGCCTCAG GCGTGACATGGCCCCATTCGGTGTGCGGGTCTGCATCGTGGAGCCCGGCTTCTTCCGCACAGCGGCCACCGACCTGGGCGGTATCGAGGCGGCACTGGGCCggcgctggctgcagctggaccctGAGACGCGACGCAGCTACGGGGATGACTTCTTCCGCCAGT ACCTGCAGGTGCAGCGGCGCATCATGGCGTGGCTGTGCGATCCCGACCTGACCAAGGTGACCGGCTGCCTGGAACACGCGCTGACAGCCCAGTACCCACGCACCCGATACAGCCCCGGCTGGGATGCCaagctgctgtggctgcctgcctcCTACCTGCCCGCCTGCCTGGTGGACGCCGTGCTGGCTGCCGTGCTGCCTAAGCCAGCCGGGAGCATCCGCGGGGCACCTGACACCCCCCAATAA
- the CD63 gene encoding CD63 antigen, whose translation MALESGMKCVKCLVFFFNLLFWVCGIALVGLGIYVQVMLNKSLTMHNLSASGPAIVIIAVGVVIFFISFFGCCGAWKESYCMVTTFAVLLTLIFLVEIAAAIAGYVFKDKLRKTLEDELWREMHNYTNDKLAKEAMDELQKQYMCCGANNYTDWETIPGFKENRTVPLSCCRTNATAKCNEHPTSATIYTEGCLKTMEAWMKKHIVVVAAVALGIAFFEILGIAFACCLMKGIRSGYEVM comes from the exons ATGGCGCTGGAAAGCGGCATGAAGTGCGTCAAGTGCCTGGTGTTTTTCTTCAACTTATTGTTCTGG GTGTGTGGCATCGCCCTCGTGGGCCTCGGCATTTATGTGCAGGTGATGCTGAACAAGTCGCTGACCATGCATAACCTCTCGGCCTCGGGCCCCGCCATTGTCATCATTGCTGTTGGCGTCGTCATCTTCTTCATCTCCTTCTTCGGCTGCTGTGGGGCCTGGAAGGAGAGTTACTGCATGGTCACCACG ttCGCTGTTCTGCTGACCCTGATTTTCCTGGTGGAGATCGCGGCAGCCATCGCCGGCTATGTCTTCAAGGACAAG ctgcgcAAGACGCTGGAGGATGAACTGTGGAGGGAGATGCACAACTACACCAACGACAAGCTGGCGAAGGAGGCCATGGACGAGCTGCAAAAGCAG TACATGTGCTGCGGGGCCAACAACTACACGGACTGGGAGACCATCCCCGGGTTCAAGGAGAACCGGACTGTCCCGCTGTCCTGCTGCCGGACCAATGCCACAGCCAAGTGCAACGAGcaccccacctctgccaccatctACACCGAG GGCTGTCTCAAGACCATGGAGGCCTGGATGAAAAAGCACATCGTGGTGGTGGCAGCCGTGGCACTGGGCATCGCCTTCTTCGAG ATCCTGGGCATCGCCTTTGCCTGCTGCCTCATGAAGGGCATCCGCAGCGGCTACGAGGTCATGTAG
- the INPP1 gene encoding inositol polyphosphate 1-phosphatase isoform X1 — MSSAVARETRSPRAGAGAGAGGGARRGQGPAGAAVRGPGPCHAAAMALLRALVRASEKAACIAQLCRQEDALFQLLVEEKRGADKNKRFVQDFKTLADVLIQEVIKHDVGAEFPALQGHIFGEESNKFENGLGETLVVQVCGTECDTAALLACVLDHNQAAAELLAAAVHQEVPLEDPALAAVAVAVSPESMAIWIDPIDSTNQYIRGRGDVAPVGGIYPSGLRSALVLIGAYDRHSGEPLLGVINEPFYRQDPLTHRWQGKYHWGVSYQGTRLCSLPCPPLRPDPAAVLSGSEKPEVQQALAPLYGGRLRFASGAGYKMLCVILGLAEAYVLSEGSTYKWDSCGPHAVLRALGGGMVDLGAALAGWRAGRHEPPPQLTYHRAAGGAAGAERWANHGGLVAFAHPEHLLAVLDALAAAPGL, encoded by the exons ATGTCATCGGCAGTTGCCCGGGAAACGCGGAGCCctcgggccggggccggggccggggccggaggCGGAGCGCGGCGGGGGCAGGGCCCGGCCGGAGCCGCCGTGCGCGGACCAGG cccctgccacgcTGCAGCCATGGCGCTGCTGAGGGCCCTGGTGCGTGCGTCAGAGAAGGCGGCGTGCATCGCCCAGCTGTGCCGCCAGGAGGATGCGCTCTTCCAGCTGCTGGTGGAGGAGAAGAGGGGTGCTGACAAGAACAAGAGGTTCGTGCAGGACTTCAAGACCCTGGCAGACGTCCTTATCCAGGAGGTCATCAAACATGATGTGGGAGCTGAG TTCCCGGCACTGCAGGGACATATCTTCGGGGAGGAGTCCAACAAGTTTGAGAATGGCTTGG GGGAGACCCTGGTGGTTCAGGTCTGTGGCACCGAGTGTGACACGGCTGCCCTCCTGGCCTGTGTCCTGGACCACAACCAGGCGGCCGcggagctgctggcagctgccgtGCACCAGGAGGTGCCACTGGAGGACCCAGCGCTGGCAGCCGTGGCTGTGGCTGTCTCACCGGAGAGCATGGCTATCTGGATAGACCCCATTG ACTCTACCAACCAATACATCCGTGGCCGGGGCGACGTGGCACCTGTGGGGGGCATCTACCCGTCGGGGCTGCGCTCTGCCCTGGTGCTCATCGGTGCCTATGACCGGCATTCAGGGGAGCCCCTTCTGGGCGTCATCAATGAGCCTTTCTACCGCCAGGACCCCCTCACCCACCG gtggcagggcaagTACCACTGGGGGGTGTCATACCAGGGCACccgcctgtgctccctgccctgcccaccactgcggcctgaccctgctgcagtgctgagTGGCAGCGAGaagccagaggtgcagcaggcactGGCTCCACTCTATGGCGGGCGGCTGCGCTTTGCCTCAGGCGCTGGTTACAAGATGCTGTGCGTCATCCTGGGCCTGGCCGAGGCCTACGTGCTCTCCGAGGGCAGCACTTACAAGTGGGACTCGTGCGGCCCCCATGCCGTGTTGCGGGCACTGGGCGGGGGCATGGTGGACCTGGGGGCTGCACTGGCAGGCTGGCGGGCTGGCCGGCATGAGCCCCCGCCGCAGCTGACCTACCACCGGGCTGCGGGTGGCGCTGCAGGGGCTGAGCGCTGGGCTAACCACGGCGGCCTCGTGGCCTTTGCACACCCTGAGCACCTGCTGGCCGTGCTGGATGCGCTGGCAGCTGCTCCCGGGCTCTGA
- the INPP1 gene encoding inositol polyphosphate 1-phosphatase isoform X2, with amino-acid sequence MALLRALVRASEKAACIAQLCRQEDALFQLLVEEKRGADKNKRFVQDFKTLADVLIQEVIKHDVGAEFPALQGHIFGEESNKFENGLGETLVVQVCGTECDTAALLACVLDHNQAAAELLAAAVHQEVPLEDPALAAVAVAVSPESMAIWIDPIDSTNQYIRGRGDVAPVGGIYPSGLRSALVLIGAYDRHSGEPLLGVINEPFYRQDPLTHRWQGKYHWGVSYQGTRLCSLPCPPLRPDPAAVLSGSEKPEVQQALAPLYGGRLRFASGAGYKMLCVILGLAEAYVLSEGSTYKWDSCGPHAVLRALGGGMVDLGAALAGWRAGRHEPPPQLTYHRAAGGAAGAERWANHGGLVAFAHPEHLLAVLDALAAAPGL; translated from the exons ATGGCGCTGCTGAGGGCCCTGGTGCGTGCGTCAGAGAAGGCGGCGTGCATCGCCCAGCTGTGCCGCCAGGAGGATGCGCTCTTCCAGCTGCTGGTGGAGGAGAAGAGGGGTGCTGACAAGAACAAGAGGTTCGTGCAGGACTTCAAGACCCTGGCAGACGTCCTTATCCAGGAGGTCATCAAACATGATGTGGGAGCTGAG TTCCCGGCACTGCAGGGACATATCTTCGGGGAGGAGTCCAACAAGTTTGAGAATGGCTTGG GGGAGACCCTGGTGGTTCAGGTCTGTGGCACCGAGTGTGACACGGCTGCCCTCCTGGCCTGTGTCCTGGACCACAACCAGGCGGCCGcggagctgctggcagctgccgtGCACCAGGAGGTGCCACTGGAGGACCCAGCGCTGGCAGCCGTGGCTGTGGCTGTCTCACCGGAGAGCATGGCTATCTGGATAGACCCCATTG ACTCTACCAACCAATACATCCGTGGCCGGGGCGACGTGGCACCTGTGGGGGGCATCTACCCGTCGGGGCTGCGCTCTGCCCTGGTGCTCATCGGTGCCTATGACCGGCATTCAGGGGAGCCCCTTCTGGGCGTCATCAATGAGCCTTTCTACCGCCAGGACCCCCTCACCCACCG gtggcagggcaagTACCACTGGGGGGTGTCATACCAGGGCACccgcctgtgctccctgccctgcccaccactgcggcctgaccctgctgcagtgctgagTGGCAGCGAGaagccagaggtgcagcaggcactGGCTCCACTCTATGGCGGGCGGCTGCGCTTTGCCTCAGGCGCTGGTTACAAGATGCTGTGCGTCATCCTGGGCCTGGCCGAGGCCTACGTGCTCTCCGAGGGCAGCACTTACAAGTGGGACTCGTGCGGCCCCCATGCCGTGTTGCGGGCACTGGGCGGGGGCATGGTGGACCTGGGGGCTGCACTGGCAGGCTGGCGGGCTGGCCGGCATGAGCCCCCGCCGCAGCTGACCTACCACCGGGCTGCGGGTGGCGCTGCAGGGGCTGAGCGCTGGGCTAACCACGGCGGCCTCGTGGCCTTTGCACACCCTGAGCACCTGCTGGCCGTGCTGGATGCGCTGGCAGCTGCTCCCGGGCTCTGA
- the GDF11 gene encoding growth/differentiation factor 11: protein MSAPRAPALLCLLVLSVELSRGEPEPQPPAQPEAEPACPVCLWRKHSKELRLESIKSQILSKLRLKEAPNITREVVNQLLPKAPPLQQLLDLHDFQGDAFPHEDYVEEDEYHATTETVISMAQRTDPVVQIEGNPHCCYFNFSPKIMFTKVVKAQLWVYLRPVQHTSTVYLQILRLKPVTEEGSRHIRIRSLKIDLNSRAGHWQSIDFKHVLQNWFKQPQNNWGIEINAFDPSGNDLAVTSLGPGAEGLHPFMELRVLENNKRSRRNLGLDCDEHSTESRCCRYPLTVDFEAFGWDWIIAPKRYKANYCSGQCEYMFMQKYPHTHLVQQANPRGSAGPCCTPTKMSPINMLYFNDKQQIIYGKIPGMVVDRCGCS, encoded by the exons ATGTCGGCGCCGCGGGCCCCCGCGCTGCTCTGCCTGCTCGTGCTGTCCGTGGAGCTGTCCCGCGGGGAGCCCGAGCCGCAGCCCCCGGCCCAGCCTGAGGCGGAGCCGGCCTGCCCCGTCTGCCTCTGGCGCAAGCACAGCAAGGAGCTGCGGCTGGAGAGCATCAAGTCGCAGATCCTGAGCAAGCTCCGGCTCAAGGAGGCCCCCAACATCACCCGCGAGGTGGTCAACCAGCTCCTGCCCAAGGCGCcgccgctgcagcagctgctggacctgcacgACTTCCAGGGCGACGCCTTCCCGCACGAGGACTACGTGGAGGAGGACGAGTACCACGCCACCACCGAGACCGTCATCAGCATGGCCCAGCGCA CGGACCCAGTGGTGCAGATCGAGGGGAACCCGCACTGCTGCTATTTCAACTTCAGCCCCAAGATCATGTTCACGAAGGTGGTGAAGGCGCAGCTGTGGGTGTACCTCCGGCCCGTGCAGCACACCTCCACCGTGTACCTGCAGATCCTGCGCCTCAAGCCCGTCACAGAGGAGGGCAGCCGCCACATCCGCATCCGCTCCCTCAAGATCGACCTCAACTCCCGCGCCGGCCACTGGCAGAGCATCGACTTCAAGCACGTGCTGCAGAACTGGTTCAAGCAGCCGCAGAACAACTGGGGCATCGAGATCAACGCTTTCGACCCCAGTGGCAATGACCTGGCCGTCACCTCCCTCGGCCCCGGCGCGGAGGGACTG CACCCCTTCATGGAGCTGCGCGTGCTGGAGAACAACAAGCGCTCACGGCGCAACCTGGGCCTGGACTGCGACGAGCACTCGACCGAGTCCCGCTGCTGCCGCTACCCACTCACTGTCGACTTCGAGGCCTTCGGCTGGGACTGGATCATCGCCCCCAAGCGCTACAAGGCCAACTACTGCTCGGGGCAGTGCGAGTACATGTTCATGCAGAAGTACCCGCACACCCACCTGGTGCAGCAGGCCAACCCCCGCGGCTCGGCCGGCCCCTGCTGCACCCCCACCAAGATGTCCCCCATCAACATGCTCTACTTCAACGACAAGCAGCAGATCATCTACGGCAAGATCCCCGGCATGGTGGTGGACCGCTGCGGTTGCTCCTAG